One Bos indicus isolate NIAB-ARS_2022 breed Sahiwal x Tharparkar chromosome 22, NIAB-ARS_B.indTharparkar_mat_pri_1.0, whole genome shotgun sequence DNA window includes the following coding sequences:
- the MANF gene encoding mesencephalic astrocyte-derived neurotrophic factor has product MWATHGLAVALALSVLPASRALRQGDCEVCISYLGRFYQDLKDRDVTFSPASIEKELIKFCREARGKENRLCYYIGATEDAATKIINEVSKPLSHHIPVEKICEKLKKKDSQICELKYDKQIDLSTVDLKKLRVKELKKILDDWGETCKGCAEKSDYIRKINELMPKYAPKAASSRTDL; this is encoded by the exons ATGTGGGCCACCCACGGGCTGGCCGTGGCGCTGGCTCTGAGCGTGCTGCCGGCCAGCCGGGCGCTGCGACAGGGTGACTGCGAAG tttgtATTTCTTATCTGGGAAGATTTTACCAGGACCTCAAAGACAGAGATGTCACATTCTCTCCAGCCTCTATTGAAAAAGAACTTATAAAGTTCTGCCGTGAAGCAAGAGGCAAAGAGAATCGGTTG TGCTACTACATTGGGGCCACAGAGGATGCAGCCACCAAGATCATCAACGAGGTGTCCAAGCCCCTGTCCCACCACATCCCTGTGGAGAAGATCTGTGAGAAGCTCAAGAAGAAAGACAGTCAGATCTGTGAACTAAAGTATG ACAAACAGATCGACCTGAGCACAGTGGACCTGAAGAAGCTCCGAGTTAAAGAGCTAAAGAAGATCCTGGACGACTGGGGGGAGACGTGCAAAGGCTGTGCGGAAAAGTCTGACTACATCCGGAAGATTAATGAACTGATGCCTAAATATGCTCCCAAGGCAGCTAGTTCACGGACTGATTTGTAG